One window of Flavobacteriales bacterium genomic DNA carries:
- a CDS encoding phage integrase SAM-like domain-containing protein yields MATFHFYLRDAEPVDVPTAVHLHIRWAGQRLVYPTGCKVVPRHWNATKEQVTGKAPTCPHCSPPPSDRVNADGRPFAVEAHRDINERLKVLQACAVGILDTFAREHNRAPSRNELRDALNSADGKATRDAPLDLLAFVQNFVDSKEGREHVDGSGSLHFTTVNRYVLTLELLKAYVAKRANRKTPPPVYFSEVDGSFVSGFTHFLTKGVNGKTYAANTVVKYSRTLRKFLRLAKEHREVGKEVNPEVFSKRYTLKEDPSEQVYLTAAELDAFYRLDLNAHPP; encoded by the coding sequence ATGGCCACCTTTCACTTTTACCTCCGCGACGCGGAACCCGTTGACGTACCCACCGCCGTACACCTTCACATCCGATGGGCGGGACAACGCCTTGTCTATCCCACGGGGTGCAAAGTGGTGCCCCGGCATTGGAACGCGACAAAAGAGCAAGTCACCGGCAAGGCCCCAACGTGCCCGCATTGCTCACCGCCCCCCAGCGACCGGGTGAACGCGGACGGTAGGCCCTTCGCAGTTGAGGCCCACCGCGACATCAACGAACGCCTGAAGGTGTTGCAGGCATGTGCCGTGGGCATCTTGGACACCTTCGCACGGGAACACAACCGGGCACCTTCGCGCAACGAGCTGCGGGACGCGCTCAACAGCGCGGACGGCAAGGCCACCAGGGATGCACCCCTTGACCTGTTGGCCTTCGTTCAAAACTTCGTGGATAGCAAGGAAGGTCGGGAACATGTGGACGGGTCCGGATCACTGCATTTCACCACGGTGAACCGCTACGTGTTGACCTTGGAACTGCTGAAGGCATACGTTGCGAAACGCGCCAACAGGAAAACACCGCCGCCCGTGTATTTCTCCGAAGTTGACGGGTCATTCGTTTCCGGGTTCACGCACTTCCTCACCAAGGGCGTGAACGGTAAGACCTACGCGGCCAACACCGTCGTGAAGTATTCCCGGACCTTGCGCAAGTTCCTGCGACTTGCCAAGGAACACCGGGAAGTGGGCAAGGAGGTTAACCCTGAAGTGTTCAGCAAACGCTATACGCTGAAGGAAGATCCCAGCGAACAAGTCTATTTGACCGCCGCCGAACTGGATGCCTTCTACCGGCTGGAC